Proteins co-encoded in one Arachis hypogaea cultivar Tifrunner chromosome 11, arahy.Tifrunner.gnm2.J5K5, whole genome shotgun sequence genomic window:
- the LOC140176221 gene encoding uncharacterized protein: protein MVQRTPTRIPGCIKDVQRLTGKLTALSRFLGASTERAIPFFNLMKKGIAFEWTPACEEVFSHFKKILSEPPVLSKPREGKPLYLYLAVTTQAMAAVLVREEDKTQHPIYFISKVLQGAELKYTKLDNLAYALLTSSRRLKQYFQGHVIILRTDQAIRQAKYEALIRGLVLAKEVGVLRVEVSSDSWIVTSQINGSYQARNALLQKYPEKVKELCKSFVEVIIQHVPRERNARADLLSKLASTKPGIGNRSLIQGLATEPAIILCATQIPNPSSWIDPILRYLEHGKTSENEKEAQNTRREASKYVIIQGQLYKRGLHQPLLKCLRPDQMDYVLSKVHEGCCGHHIGRRSLARKIIRAEYYWPTMMSDA from the exons ATGGTTCAACGCACTCCCACAAGAATCCCTGGGTGCATCAAAGACGTGCAGCGACTCACCGGAAAGCTCACGGCCCTATCCCGGTTCCTCGGTGCCTCGACAGAAAGGGCCATCCCATTCTTCAACTTAATGAAGAAAGGAATCGCCTTCGAGTGGACCCCGGCATGCGAAGAAGTGTTTAGCCACTTCAAAAAGATACTCTCAGAACCTCCCGTACTCAGCAAACCTAGAGAAGGGAAACCCCTGTACTTATACCTAGCTGTGACCACACAAGCCATGGCTGCAGTCCTTGTCCGAGAAGAAGACAAGACTCAACACccaatatacttcatcagcaaagtacTCCAAGGGGCGGAGTTGAAATACACCAAGTTGGACAATTTGGCTTACGCCCTACTAACCTCATCCAGAAGATTAAAACAGTACTTCCAAGGGCACGTGATCATCCTAAGAACCGACCAGGCCATTCGGCAG GCAAAATACGAAGCCCTGATAAGAGGGTTAGTATTAGCCAAAGAGGTCGGAGTATTAAGAGTAGAAGTTAGTAGCGACTCCTGGATCGTCACCTCTCAGATAAATGGCAGCTACCAAGCCAGGAACGCGCTTCTACAAAAATACCCGGAAAAGGTAAAGGAGCTATGCAAAAGCTTTGTGGAAGTCATAATTCAGCATGTCCCTAGAGAGAGAAATGCTCGAGCCGACCTCCTCTCCAAACTAGCAAGCACCAAGCCCGGGATAGGAAACAGATCCTTAATCCAAGGGCTAGCAACTGAACCTGCAATCATCCTGTGCGCAACCCAAATACCGAACCCCTCCTCTTGGATAGATCCTATCCTTCGATATTTGGAGCATGGCAAAACTTCTGAGAATGAGAAAGAAGCGCAAAACACCAGAAGGGAAGCCTCCAAATATGTGATCATACAAGGACAACTGTACAAACGAGGGCTCCACCAACCCTTACTCAAATGCCTACGCCCCGACCAAATGGACTACGTCCTAAGCAAAGTCCATGAGGGATGTTGTGGTCACCACATCGGAAGAAGATCGTTGGCAAGAAAGATCATCAGAGCAGAATATTACTGGCCCACAATGATGTCGGACGCCTAG